The Oncorhynchus clarkii lewisi isolate Uvic-CL-2024 chromosome 23, UVic_Ocla_1.0, whole genome shotgun sequence genomic interval GGGTCTGGTTCGGACCGTAAAACACAGGATCCCAGTGCAAAGCAGGGGATGCGAGATTGGAGGATCAGCTCATACCTCAGTGCATATGATGATGCCGGGGAAGAAGACATTTCACAGCCTTTTGGAAATGATCCCTTTGAAGAGCCCCTCAATCCCTCACAAGGAATAATATTTGCTCCACTGGTATCAGATCCCAAGTTTAATGCCAAAGAGTTACCCAAGATTGCAGGGCTCAGGTTAAAGACCACACGCCCAGAACATTCAAGAACACCAGATATTGTTGTTAGCATGGCAACAGATGAAGGCGACAAATCAGAGGATATGGATGTAAAAGAGCCCAAAAGAGAAGAGTCATTCCGTAGGAGGTTCAACCCTGCTATCCAAAGGACCTCAAGGCTAAGATCCTCACTAATCTTCAGCTCACAACTAGAACAGCATATCTCTCAAGAACTGAACCTTACCTCAGGCCAACATTGTGAGGAAACTGCCAACGAGGAAGATGACCAATCTAGATTTTCCTTGACCGCTCAGATTTTGGGAAAACGAAGATCCATAACAAGAGAACCTTTTGAATGGAGATGTAATAAGCCAGCAACAGTTGATAATTCAACCATAGAGTCTTTGAAATTTGAGGACATCACTACTGATGCCGGTGATAAGGAATTGCAAAATAATCCTCCTTTGGGCACCAACATGGCTTCTTCAAAGGAACAACCTAAACTTGACCATGAAGAAGAAAGCAAAATGGTACAATGTGCACATCCATCCAAATCTGCTCAAATTGAGCAACCCAAAACCGTACAAACAGCACACCTGCCATCTTCATTGAGCAATACATTATATATAGATATGAATGATCCAGACAGTAGGTTCAAGTTTTTTAAAGAGTTGGCTGCCAAACGAAAAGCTGCAAAGGCTTCAGAGTCTGAGAGCAGCGCTGAAAAAGCTCCTCTAAATCCAGTGACTCCATTTGACTTGAAAACAAAGGACGAAGTCACAAGTGTAGAACCTACTCTTCCAGTGGCTCCACTAAATCCAGCAGATACTTCCACCAAAAAGCCATCTACATCAACAGAGGGACCTCTTAACCCAGAAGATACATCAAACAAAAAGATAGCAACATCAACAGAGGCCCTACTTAATCCAGCAGATACTTCAACAAACAAGACAGCAACATCAACAGAGACCCCACTTAATCCAGCAGATACTTCAACAAACAAGACAGCAACATCAACAGAGACCCCACTTAATCCAGCAGATACTTCAACAAACAAGACAGCAACATCAACAGAGACCCCACCTAATCCAGCAGATACTTCAACAAACAAGACAGCAACATCAACAGAGACCCCACCTAATCCAGCAGATACTTCAACAAACAAGACAGCAACATCAACAGAGACCCCACCTAATCCAGCAGATACTTCAACAAACAAGACAGCAACATCAACAGAGACCCCACCTATTCCAGCAGATACTTCCAACAAAAAGCCAGCTACATCAACACAGACCTCTTCAGAAACACTGGAGACCTCACCTGTCTCACAGGGGAATAAAACATCCATGGCAACACATGGCTCATTACATCTTGATGTCAAAGACAAGGCTTCTAAAAATAAAGAACAGGAAGAACTTAATCTTCccaaaagtgactccaaaacaTTCCTAATTCGTAGATTATCTTGTGATGATGGGCTACTTAGAGTCTCTATGGATGCTGAGAAGATTGAGCTGAAGAACAGTCAGAACCAAAGTGTGCCTGAAGTTAACACAAGAGATACAAGTGCATTTCTTGAGCACACCTCAAAAGAGCGTATCTTTAACATCGCCCCAAAGGAGTTTAGTTCATATAAACTATCACCAAAGGAACCAAATTATTCAAATCCTGCTTCAAAGGAGCTGAGCCCATCTCTTCCACTCACCCTAACAGAAGTTAGCTCGTTGTTATCTCCAACATCAACGAGTTTCAGTTTAGCTAATCTCACTTCATTTAAACATGCCGCAAAAGATTTGAGCTCAGCCCTTACCCCCACCCTTAATGAGTCCAGTTCATCAAAGCAGTCCAACAAACCTCTGAGCCCCACCCAATCCGAATCAAGTGTCTCTTCTCATCCCATTCCATCAAAATCCAGCACCTCTGCTCATACCATCCCATTGCAATCAAGTCCCCCCATTATTCCTGGTCCAGTTGAGCCAGTTGTGTCTCCCAAGCCTGACAAAACTGATTCCAAGGAATCTCTTAGCCCTACCCCAATGCAATCTTGCTCGTCCTCAATCCCTGCCCCTGCAAAAAGCTCTACCCAAACAAAATCCAGTTCCTTACCTACATCCACCTTAGTTGGGTCCACTTCATCAACACCAATAGACTCTAacatctctcccactccctccacaAAGGAGTCATTGTTTACAATTGCCACAACTGAGTTGAAGTCACCCCCTCCAAAGACCAACCCAATAAAATCCTACTCCTCTCCTAGTCCTGGCCAAGATGAGTTTGTTTTATCCCCCAAACCCTCCAAAACAGCATCCAACTCTGATCCAAAGCCCACCACAGCAGAGTTTAATGACTCTCCCAACTCCTCACTTCCATCGCCAAAGCATTTCACGGAACAAGCCAACAAATCTCCCATCCTAACACCAACACAATCTAGTTCTTCTTCCAATCCAACAACAAGAGAACCCAACCCTCTTCCTAACAACACCCTAACAGAACCAGGTGCATCTCCTGACCACACCCCAACAGATTCAAGTGCATCTTCGAACCCTACCCAAACAAAATCACATTCCTCCCCTATGTCTGCGTCAGGTGGATCAGCTTTGTTCCCAATGTCTGGCCAAACAAAATCTATCACTTCTCCAAACCTCATCCCAACAGAATATTGTTCCTCTCCTAATCATATCCCAACTGAGTCTACCTCACCATTCAACCAAGTCCTTGTAGAATCCAACCCATCAAGTAACTCAAACCCAACTCATTCCACTGCTTCTCATGACACTGTCCCAGATCCATCCGTCATTGTGGATAACAGTAAGAAGGGCAAACTAAGTAACCTTATCAAGGAGCAAAAAGCTGGAAGTTCTCCTGCCGCTAAAGGTGACAAGAAAGCAGGTGATGCTGAGATAATGAGCAAAACTGCTCCTGGAGAATCTGCCTCCCATGGACCTCAGAGTCCTGATGAAACCAAAGAGAATGATAGCACTATGAAACCAGAGAGCCCTACAGATCAAACTAATCCCATATCACCCCCAGTGAAGCAAGCTAAAGTAAGCCAGTCCCACTACCATTCATCTACTGCCAATGTACTCTCAAGCAGCAACCTAAGAGATGACACAAAGCTCCTTTTAGGGCAGATTTCTGCTAACAGCCAGAGCCGGACAGAATTCACTATAGAATCTGCTGTCACTGATGATGCCAAACAGGATGAGGCTGACCGGGGTGTTAGTGGTAAGGAGGAAGAATCAGCCCAAGGACAGAGCAGAGGCCCGACTAGAACTTCTCAGGAGCGGGAGAAGCTACTTCAGAGAATCGAGAGCATGCGGAAGGAGAGGAAAGTATACAGCCGCTTTGAGGTAAAGTACCATACTGTATCAATAGGCCAGTAGCAATTTACAAAATACAATTTTAAGGTACCTATTGTACCCAAGGTACCCACTGTATTGTGTTTTCACTCACACCTGCTTTCCTTCATGTGAGCTCATGTTTTCTGTTTATTATTCTGTATTTTGATAGATGCCGCCTTAACCAGGGATCGGAAGGATGATTGAGTATGGAGAAAGACCATCGCTAATTCTCCTCTAAAACTTGTTCTTTAACTATGTCCATTCCCCAAAAGTCTAAAATCACAGGTCAGAGAGGCACAGCTAGCTAACCAGCAGAGAGGTATTATTCTCAGGTTTCTATATTAGTGTTCCTCCGAATGGACTATCTGCATGTAAATGATTAAGGTTTATGGGAACATGAACAGAAACTTGACTAAGTTGACTAAGTTGACCAACATGGACTACTGTATACGTAAACAGAGACTCTACAGTGTGGACAACGGACTACTGCTATCTACAAGGTGGGACTGAAACATGCAATCTCATCAGATAAATACACAGCTAAATGTGCAATATATTTGAAAAGTATTGTGTTCATAGACACACCGGACACATAGGTATTGTTGACTGTATGGGTCAACTGCAAAGTAATATCTGTTACTCTCATGGTTGTTTAATTATTATCTGTTTGAGGATCTGTTTTATATACTAACAGACATTTCAAAATACAAACATTAGAATCACCATTAATCATCATAGAACATGTAATTATCATAAACAGTGCAAGTATAGCTTTCAAGTAGTTAATGGGCCACTTTCTTCATTTCAGTAGGTTAGTAGGTGTAACAAATCAGGACGACAATGTGCAAGATAAACCAAatgcaggtaactgccaaaataatgtaAACACATatgtaaatgagggatacaaagaaTATTGAAGGCATTTTCATTCCACATAGGTGTGGTTCCTAAAtgaattaagcaattaacatcatgctttgggtcatgtataaaaatgctggggcGGCCATGTTTTTGGATACTATTGTTatacccccataggatgacattGCTCCCTTCCGCAGGGCACAAGTGgttactgaatggtttgatgagcattaaaacgatgtaaaccatatgccatgtttgtctcagtcaccagatctcaacccaattgaacacttctgGGAGATTATGGAGTGGCGCCTGAGAcaacgttttccaccaccatcaacaaaacacaaattatggaatttctcaaggaagaatggtgttgcatccctccaatagagttccagacactcgccgaatctatgccaaggtgcattgaagctgttcatggtggcccaacaccctattaaaaaACATTATGTTGGTGTTTCTTTGATTTATTTCTTTTattttttggcagttacctgtgtaTGCATGAATAATCATGTGTATTTGCACAACACTTTTAATGCCATGGGACATTGCGATCTCCAGTTTGGActttcaaaagtatgtggacacctgctcgtcgaaaacctcattacaaaatcatgggaaatagtatggagttggtccccccctttactgctataacagcctccactcttctgggaaggctttccattagatgttggaacaatgctgtggggacttgcttctattcagccacaagagcattggtgaggtcgggcactgatgttaggtgattaggcctggctctcagtcggcattccaattcatcccaaaggtgttcgatggggttgatgggctctgtgcaggccagacaagttcttccacaccaatctcgaacaaaccatttctgtatggatttcgctttgtgcaaggaggcattgtcatgctgaaacaggaaagagccttccccaaactgttggcacaaagttggaagcacagaatcgtctaaaatgtaattgtattctgtagcgttaagatttcccttcactggaactaaggggcctagcccgaaccatgaaaaacagccccagaccattatgtctcatccaccaaactttacagttggcattatgcattcggcaggtagcgttctcctgttaTCTGACAAACCcagatgtgtctgtctgactgccacatggtgaagcgtgactcatcactccagagaatgctttTCCACTGCTCCGGCGTCCAATTGGCggcgagttttacaccactccagctgacgcttggctttgcacatagtgatcttaggcttgtgtgcggctgc includes:
- the LOC139381222 gene encoding protein FAM83H-like isoform X1, with translation MAHRSQCSSAGDNPLDPKYLPSHSREEYRLAIDALVEDDLEGYYEFLQSADVVDFLSRQEIEHIRCTVQIPYQSTQPELPYVESEGDGSSDTYWPVHSDLDAPGLDLGWPQHHHFIGPTEVTTLVNPSEPDMPSIKAQARRLIKNAQQVIAVVMDTFTDVDIFADILDAAMRSVAVYIILDEQNAHHFTTMASNCRVNLESIQFMRVRTVSGITYRCRSGKSFKGQMLDRFLLTDCRAVLSGNYSFMWSFEKIHRCMAHLFLGQLVTTFDEEFRILFAQSQPLVPENVLVPVPDYSSLSDSQYSTDRTPLFRDPRKFLPIESSRPKEWARHSFDDQKRMPPGRHEHIHRSLDQGPLDMRRNKYSSQQFRIEQQYFMEQGHPMIQSNTMDFAGSKRHSYAEGTYARHSSSQFMQHQAMHNFEEGMATQSRKIHREQHHYQRTGPEPGYGSYDQFRDQGYPPMDQYSESGYPHGIEIEPPDNYDPVVNYLSSSKLAMEMGHGSDKLSHPGEGPFCHSNAKRLSVGHPYACQTSPTQQNLSEQKQFFVGSGSDRKTQDPSAKQGMRDWRISSYLSAYDDAGEEDISQPFGNDPFEEPLNPSQGIIFAPLVSDPKFNAKELPKIAGLRLKTTRPEHSRTPDIVVSMATDEGDKSEDMDVKEPKREESFRRRFNPAIQRTSRLRSSLIFSSQLEQHISQELNLTSGQHCEETANEEDDQSRFSLTAQILGKRRSITREPFEWRCNKPATVDNSTIESLKFEDITTDAGDKELQNNPPLGTNMASSKEQPKLDHEEESKMVQCAHPSKSAQIEQPKTVQTAHLPSSLSNTLYIDMNDPDSRFKFFKELAAKRKAAKASESESSAEKAPLNPVTPFDLKTKDEVTSVEPTLPVAPLNPADTSTKKPSTSTEGPLNPEDTSNKKIATSTEALLNPADTSTNKTATSTETPLNPADTSTNKTATSTETPLNPADTSTNKTATSTETPPNPADTSTNKTATSTETPPNPADTSTNKTATSTETPPNPADTSTNKTATSTETPPIPADTSNKKPATSTQTSSETLETSPVSQGNKTSMATHGSLHLDVKDKASKNKEQEELNLPKSDSKTFLIRRLSCDDGLLRVSMDAEKIELKNSQNQSVPEVNTRDTSAFLEHTSKERIFNIAPKEFSSYKLSPKEPNYSNPASKELSPSLPLTLTEVSSLLSPTSTSFSLANLTSFKHAAKDLSSALTPTLNESSSSKQSNKPLSPTQSESSVSSHPIPSKSSTSAHTIPLQSSPPIIPGPVEPVVSPKPDKTDSKESLSPTPMQSCSSSIPAPAKSSTQTKSSSLPTSTLVGSTSSTPIDSNISPTPSTKESLFTIATTELKSPPPKTNPIKSYSSPSPGQDEFVLSPKPSKTASNSDPKPTTAEFNDSPNSSLPSPKHFTEQANKSPILTPTQSSSSSNPTTREPNPLPNNTLTEPGASPDHTPTDSSASSNPTQTKSHSSPMSASGGSALFPMSGQTKSITSPNLIPTEYCSSPNHIPTESTSPFNQVLVESNPSSNSNPTHSTASHDTVPDPSVIVDNSKKGKLSNLIKEQKAGSSPAAKGDKKAGDAEIMSKTAPGESASHGPQSPDETKENDSTMKPESPTDQTNPISPPVKQAKVSQSHYHSSTANVLSSSNLRDDTKLLLGQISANSQSRTEFTIESAVTDDAKQDEADRGVSGKEEESAQGQSRGPTRTSQEREKLLQRIESMRKERKVYSRFEVKYHTVSIGQ
- the LOC139381222 gene encoding protein FAM83H-like isoform X2, producing the protein MAHRSQCSSAGDNPLDPKYLPSHSREEYRLAIDALVEDDLEGYYEFLQSADVVDFLSRQEIEHIRCTVQIPYQSTQPELPYVESEGDGSSDTYWPVHSDLDAPGLDLGWPQHHHFIGPTEVTTLVNPSEPDMPSIKAQARRLIKNAQQVIAVVMDTFTDVDIFADILDAAMRSVAVYIILDEQNAHHFTTMASNCRVNLESIQFMRVRTVSGITYRCRSGKSFKGQMLDRFLLTDCRAVLSGNYSFMWSFEKIHRCMAHLFLGQLVTTFDEEFRILFAQSQPLVPENVLVPVPDYSSLSDSQYSTDRTPLFRDPRKFLPIESSRPKEWARHSFDDQKRMPPGRHEHIHRSLDQGPLDMRRNKYSSQQFRIEQQYFMEQGHPMIQSNTMDFAGSKRHSYAEGTYARHSSSQFMQHQAMHNFEEGMATQSRKIHREQHHYQRTGPEPGYGSYDQFRDQGYPPMDQYSESGYPHGIEIEPPDNYDPVVNYLSSSKLAMEMGHGSDKLSHPGEGPFCHSNAKRLSVGHPYACQTSPTQQNLSEQKQFFVGSGSDRKTQDPSAKQGMRDWRISSYLSAYDDAGEEDISQPFGNDPFEEPLNPSQGIIFAPLVSDPKFNAKELPKIAGLRLKTTRPEHSRTPDIVVSMATDEGDKSEDMDVKEPKREESFRRRFNPAIQRTSRLRSSLIFSSQLEQHISQELNLTSGQHCEETANEEDDQSRFSLTAQILGKRRSITREPFEWRCNKPATVDNSTIESLKFEDITTDAGDKELQNNPPLGTNMASSKEQPKLDHEEESKMVQCAHPSKSAQIEQPKTVQTAHLPSSLSNTLYIDMNDPDSRFKFFKELAAKRKAAKASESESSAEKAPLNPVTPFDLKTKDEVTSVEPTLPVAPLNPADTSTKKPSTSTEGPLNPEDTSNKKIATSTEALLNPADTSTNKTATSTETPLNPADTSTNKTATSTETPLNPADTSTNKTATSTETPPNPADTSTNKTATSTETPPNPADTSTNKTATSTETPPNPADTSTNKTATSTETPPIPADTSNKKPATSTQTSSETLETSPVSQGNKTSMATHGSLHLDVKDKASKNKEQEELNLPKSDSKTFLIRRLSCDDGLLRVSMDAEKIELKNSQNQSVPEVNTRDTSAFLEHTSKERIFNIAPKEFSSYKLSPKEPNYSNPASKELSPSLPLTLTEVSSLLSPTSTSFSLANLTSFKHAAKDLSSALTPTLNESSSSKQSNKPLSPTQSESSVSSHPIPSKSSTSAHTIPLQSSPPIIPGPVEPVVSPKPDKTDSKESLSPTPMQSCSSSIPAPAKSSTQTKSSSLPTSTLVGSTSSTPIDSNISPTPSTKESLFTIATTELKSPPPKTNPIKSYSSPSPGQDEFVLSPKPSKTASNSDPKPTTAEFNDSPNSSLPSPKHFTEQANKSPILTPTQSSSSSNPTTREPNPLPNNTLTEPGASPDHTPTDSSASSNPTQTKSHSSPMSASGGSALFPMSGQTKSITSPNLIPTEYCSSPNHIPTESTSPFNQVLVESNPSSNSNPTHSTASHDTVPDPSVIVDNSKKGKLSNLIKEQKAGSSPAAKGDKKAGDAEIMSKTAPGESASHGPQSPDETKENDSTMKPESPTDQTNPISPPVKQAKVSQSHYHSSTANVLSSSNLRDDTKLLLGQISANSQSRTEFTIESAVTDDAKQDEADRGVSGKEEESAQGQSRGPTRTSQEREKLLQRIESMRKERKVYSRFEMPP